The following proteins are co-located in the Phragmites australis chromosome 10, lpPhrAust1.1, whole genome shotgun sequence genome:
- the LOC133930329 gene encoding protein decapping 5-like isoform X2 codes for MAAAPPESYIGSVISLTSKSEIRYEGVLYTINTAESSIGLRNVRSFGTEGRKKDGQQIPASDKIYEYILFRGSDIKDLQVKSSPPAQPASLHNDPAIIQSHYPHPTSLPTSFPSAANTTAADSTSHNAPSGNQMPPPFQGNLPPYQPGASLQSWNSSPMPSSANGTGLTMPPMYWPGYYAAPSGFPHLQPPPFLRPPHGLMVPQSLQAPVQYPGLNGSLPAGFPSMPELPSFLQPGNSNSLSQSSGVSTSVSAPASSSTSAIESSGSQLPNKLPSISASMFSVGLTPPCASPSISTFEPTIPLSQGTPSLVNSKPVALPESSLPSLSSDKPLSVPASIPTYIPSSQPPSANVASKINAAEPVTLVTPGQLLPTTSTTVISSRALQTASSMVPSSKDASSTVPSSNATSSVVPSSQATSPIVSPSQVASSSVLSSQLLKVSRENKEAKQREWKAKQPVVTQLENKEPLLPGPKPALQKPVGASSYVQYNNRGRGRGRGRGYGQSHPITKFTEDFDFMAMNEKFNKDEVWGHLGKNMGRLNDDLNDYEDDVLEEDEISPRKPEAKVTVLLDCFL; via the exons ACACCGCGGAGTCCAGCATCGGACTCAGGAACG TTCGCTCATTTGGAACTGAAGGTCGTAAGAAAGATGGCCAACAGATTCCTGCCAGTGACAAGATATATGAGTACATACTCTTTCGAGGAAGTGATATAAAG GATTTGCAAGTCAAATCCTCTCCACCAGCTCAGCCTGCAAGTTTACACAATGATCCTGCAATTATTCAG TCACACTATCCTCATCCTACCTCGTTGCCTACAAGCTTTCCTTCCGCTGCAAACACGACGGCAGCTGATTCTACTTCACACAATGCTCCATCTGGAAATCAGATGCCACCACCATTTCAAGGGAATTTGCCCCCATATCAACCTGGGGCCAGCTTGCAGTCATGGAATTCGTCACCTATGCCATCATCAGCAAATGGCACCGGCCTTACAATGCCACCAATGTACTGGCCGGGGTATTACGCAGCACCAAGCGGGTTTCCTCATTTGCAACCGCCACCCTTTCTTCGGCCACCACATGGTTTGATGGTTCCACAGTCCCTGCAGGCTCCTGTACAATATCCCGGACTTAATGGATCGTTACCAGCTGGGTTTCCAAGTATGCCAGAGcttccttcttttcttcaacCTGGTAATAGTAATAGTCTAAGTCAATCTTCAGGTGTATCCACATCAGTGTCAGCGCCTGCTTCATCGAGTACATCAGCAATTGAATCATCAGGAAGCCAACTGCCAAATAAGTTACCATCCATTTCTGCTTCGATGTTCTCTGTGGGTTTAACTCCGCCATGTGCGAGTCCTTCGATTTCTACATTTGAACCCACCATACCCCTGTCCCAAGGCACACCTTCTCTTGTGAACAGTAAGCCAGTCGCTCTACCAGAATCCAGCCTGCCATCTCTATCCAGTGATAAGCCTTTGAGTGTACCTGCTTCTATACCAACCTATATACCTTCCTCTCAGCCACCATCTGCTAATGTTGCATCTAAAATCAATGCTGCAGAACCAGTTACATTGGTAACTCCTGGCCAACTTCTGCCAACTACTTCCACTACAGTCATTTCATCTCGTGCCTTGCAAACTGCTTCTTCTATGGTTCCATCCTCTAAGGATGCCTCCTCTACAGTTCCATCCTCTAATGCAACCTCCTCTGTGGTTCCATCCTCCCAGGCTACTTCGCCTATAGTTTCACCCTCacaggttgcttcttcttctgttCTATCATCTCAACTGTTGAAGGTGAgcagagaaaataaagaagcCAAGCAGCGTGAATGGAAGGCAAAACAACCTGTGGTTACTCAATTGGAAAATAAGGAGCCCCTATTGCCAGGACCAAAGCCTGCACTTCAGAAG CCTGTTGGAGCTTCCTCGTATGTTCAGTACAACAATAGAGGCCGAGGAAGAGGCCGCGGAAGAGGATATGGG CAATCACATCCCATAACCAAGTTTACAGAGGACTTCGATTTCATGGCAATGAATGAGAAGTTCAACAAAGATGAAGTATGGGGCCATCTTGGTAAAAACATGGGACGGTTGAATGATGATCTGAATGATTATGAAGATGATGTgctagaagaagatgagataTCTCCTAGAAAGCCAGAGGCTAAGGTAACAGTTTTGTTGGATTGCTTCTTGTGA